AAATAATGAATGAGAGTGGGGAAGTTGCAGTTCTTACTTTGGGAGATCCAACATTATACAGCACATTCTCCTATGTTTGGAATATTTTAAAAGAAAACAACATAGATATTGAGATAATAAACGGCATCTCTTCCCCATTTGCTGCTGCAGGAAGGCTAAATATTCCTTTAGTTGAAGGGGATGAGAAACTCTGCATTCTTCCACAGGGGAAGGATTTGGAGAGATATTTGGATGAGTTTGATACCATTGTCGTGATGAAGACAACGAATTTAGGGGAGAAGTTAAAAGAACTAAATGATAAAAAAGATAAATATGTTATTGGAATAGTTAAAAAAGCAACGTTTGAGGATGAAAAAATTGTTTATGGAAAAATAGATGAAATTGATTTCGATGAATTTAAAGATTACCTATCAATTGCAATAATAAAAAAGGTTAAATAAATAGCAAAATAAATTATAATAGAACCATAAAAACAGTGAAAGCATGAAGATATTGGATAAATGCGTTGGATGTGGAGAGTGTGTCCCATTCTGTCCATTTGAAGCAATAAAAACCTATGGAAAGGCAATAATTGATAAAGAAAAATGCACAAACTGCGGGATTTGCTCTAAGTACTGTCCAATAAGTGCTATTGAAGAAGAATAAATTTATTTTCTTTATTATTTACTATAAAAATTAAATGGGTGATTTTATGTATATTGGAAGATTTTTGGTTGTTGGAAAGACAAAAGAAGGAAAGCCATTTGTATGCTACAGGGTTTCAAGCAGAAGTTTTCCAAATAGGGAGGCAAAGATTATTGATGAAAATACCATAGCAATAATTCCAAAAGACCCAAATGAAGTTTTTAAAAACCCATACATCACCTACAATTGCATAAAAATTGTAAATGACATTGTTGTGGCAACTAACGGCTCTCACACTGATTTCATTGCTGAGAAATTGGCATTTAATTATCCAAAAAGAGATGTTTTAATCTATCAATTAATAACCTTGGATTATGAGAAGGATGCATACAACACTCCAAGAATAGGGGTTATTTTAGATAAAGAAGAATGCTACATGGGATATGTCAAAGATGATGAATTAAGAGTTAAAAAAGTTGAACTTAAAGAAGGAAAAGGTTATTATTTAAGTACCTATGAGTGCTGTGCAATCTCAGAAGAGCAAGTTATTGATATAGGGGGAGAAACTCCAGAGGAGATTTGTGAATACATCTTAAACTACAAAGAATTTGAGCATCCAGTAACCTGTGCAACGGCTGTTATTGATAAGGATGAAATAAAAATAGCAACATTATAAATTTTTATAAAAACCATCTTTTCAAATCAATCGCATCATAAGGACACATCTCATGGCAACAATAGCATTTTATGCATTTCTTTCTATCTATTTTTAAATTAATTATTGCATTAACTGGGCAAACCTTTTCGCAAATCCTGCATTTTATGCATCTACTCTTGTTTATTTTCGGTTTTGGAATCATAATATTAAATATCATCCTCACTATTTGAGGAGGTAAAAGGGAATTCAAATAAACCGTATCTGGTTTTTTAAATTTTAGAGGTTTTATCTCATTGAGAGATTTTTTCTCATTTTTATCTGCATCTATTACTTCAAAATCAACTTTAAGCAATTTATTTGTTAAAATATCATCCATTTTATAACCAATATAATAAGATGCAAATAAATCAACTGCAACAGGATTTTTTGAGCCCATAATTATCTTTGAATGCTTTACTTTTCCATTACTCGGACCATTTCCTTCCATTCCCCAAATCCCATCCATAATGGTTACTATCTCTTTATCTTTGGTTATAAATCTATAGAGTTCAACCAACAATTTTGCAAAATCCTCTTCCTTTGGAAAATATCCATGCAATTTTGGCTTTAAACCCCCAGGAACGCAACCATATAAATTCTTAACTGCCCCAGTAAATTTCATCAAAACGTGTGTTTTTAGTTTTGGAAGGTTTATTATCAAATCACTCTCAACAACAGTTTTTGGAATTGGAATCTCTTTATCGAGAATTTTTGTTTTTATATGTTCATCCTTCTCAAATGCAATATATTTTATGTCATATTTCCTACAGATATCCTCAATTCCAGAGACGCTAAAGGATTTTCTCGTTGAGTATCCAGAGGACTCTCCAACAATAATCTTCCCATCAAAATTATCCTGTAAGTATTTTATAATCCACTCTAAGAACTTTGGATGGGTTGTAACTGCCCTCTCTGGTGGATATGGGCCAAGAATGTTGGGCTTTATGAGTATTTTATCAAATTCCTCAAAATTGCATGATTCAAATGTTGAATCCAAAAAGTTATTATCCAATGAATCGTAATCCTCTCTTATTGAATAAAAGACCTTTTCCATAGTATCCCCCAATTAACTCTAAATAAAAATAACTTTAAAATCATATTTAAGGGTGATTATGTGTATATTGATGCTCATTGCCATGTTGAGGATAAGGCGTTTAACAAAAATAGAGATGAGATAGTAAAAAATGCAAAAGAAAATGGCGTAGAGATTGTTACAAGTGGTGCAAGTTTAGGAGGGTGTAGGAGGGCATTAGAATGCAAGAAAAAATATAACATCCATATAACCTTAGGTTTTCACCCAAGTAATGTTAGGAGTGATGATAAGGTTGTTGATGAAGTCTATAAATTAATAGAAGAAAATGAAAAAGAGATATTAGCGGTTGGGGAAATAGGAATGGATGTTAGAGTTGAGAATAAGGAAAAACAGGAAGAAAGATTTAGAAAATTTATAAATTTAGCGGAAGAGTTAAATAAGCCAATAGTTATTCATGCAAAGGGAATGGAAAGGGAATGTTTTGATATCGTAAATAATAGGGTAGTTTCCATGTATCACTGTTATAGTGGAGATTTGAATTTGGCAAAAGAAATCATCAATAGTGGGCATTACATTTCCATCTCAACGTTAATCTGTTTTTCAGAGCATCACCAAAATTTAGTAAAAAACCTAAATTTGGAAAATATCGTTGTTGAGACAGATAGCCCATATTTGTCTCCAATAAAAGGAGAGAAAAATGAACCAAAAAATGTTATAAAAGTTGTAGATAAAATTTGGGAACTTAAAAAAGATGAGTATTCAAAAGAAGAGATTATAAAAATAATTTATAAAAATACAAAGGAATTATATGGGATTTAATTTACTCTGGTTTTTCCATCAACTTCTTCTTACCCAATACCTTACCTTCTGGATGGTGTGGTTTTCTACTTACTGCGTCCATTGCTTTCTCCAACTCCCTCGCTTCATCCACCAACATGGCAGCATATCTGAGCATCTCATGAGCAGATGCAACAATTGGGACGTATCTTTCCATCTCTTTTACCATGAAACAGCCTTTAACATCCACATCTCCAACCTTCTCAGCGATTGTAAATGCTGCCATTGCCTTTGCCTTTGCATAAGGATTGGTGAATTCCATCGCTTCAACCGCTTTTTCTTCGTTAATAACGATTTTAGGCAATGGAACTTCTTTTCCTTCTTTAACAGACTCAATCATCTCGTCAATAGCATTTTGAACGATTCTTAACGCTCCAGTTCCTGCTAAAACTCTAATTACATCGGCATTAAACAACGCCATCTCAACAGGGTCTAAGAACTGTCTTCTCGCTCCAATCATTGGGTCGCATTTTATGATAATATAACCAAGTCCTTCCTTTTCAATTTCATCCTTTGCTCTTAAACCTGGAGCGTCTCCAACGATAACCGCAGGAATATCGCTTTGACTTAATATCTCTCTCGCTTTCTTTGGTCCTGGAGCGGCTGGATTTGGCCCTATGTAGATGATAAAATCTGGCTTTATCTCATTTACCATCTTTGTTGCTACCTCTTCAACTGAAGTTGGATCCATCTTTGCCCCACTACCCAAAACTCTAACATCTATGTCCTTCCTATCTGCTCTTTCGTCCAAACAAAGATCTATTATTGGAGACATCCCGATGTTACCACACTTCAATATTCCTATTTTTACTACCATTATATCACCTTTTTTCATATTTAAGTTATATATGGTAATAAATTATGATATCAAATATATATAATTTATTATTCAAAATCAAACAATGGTGGCATCTTGTCATCAATCCCTGGAATATATCCATAGATATCTCTGAGTTTCAACTGCATTCTGTGGAATATGTATGCGAGTGGAATTTCCATTGGACAGACGTCTTCGCATTGCCCGCAGTTTATACAACTTTGGGAGACGTGGGACAACCTAATACCCTGAAACATTACTGGATCTGGAGGAATTTTGCCTTTTTCATCGAGGTAATCCGCCTCCAATCTACACTCTCTACAGAAACAGATTGGACAAGCATCTCTACAGCCATAACACTTAATGCATCTATTCCAATACTCTTGCCATCTTTCAAGGTCTGGATATTCCTCCTCAAGGTGCTTTTTCTGGAAACCTTTAGCGAGTTTGATCATGCTCTCTTCTATCTTCGCTCTAATTTCAATACCTTTGTCAGAAGGCTTTTTAGTTTTTATATAACCTTCTTTTTCAGCATTTTCAATGAGTTTTTTCCCTTTCTCTGAGCAGATTTCAACGAACGTCCATCCTGGTTCTGCCCCCCAGTTTCCACATGCTAAATCCGCATTTCTTGGGATTTTTAATTCGCATCTTTGGCAGTTCTTCCTCCTTCCAAAACCTTTTTCTTCCAACTCATGGATTTTTACTGCCTTATGTTCCCCATTTTTTAACTCGATGATGAATTTTCCTTTATCGATTTCCTCCTTCACAACATCCTTAGGATCTACCTCATAAAATAGTTTAATCATCTTCATCGCTGTAATTGGACTAATGGTTCCTCCGCAGTTCAAACCGATCATATAGACGTTATCTAAGTTGATCTGGTTCAACTTCGCCAATTCCCTTATTGCCATAGCATCGCATGGTTTAACAGAGACTGCAATCTTTTTATCTGCTAAGTAGTTCTTTATCAACTTCCCAAAATTCGTTGGAGCACAGTGTAGAGAACCAGCAGTCTCAATTAGTTCTTCCGAATTCGTTATGAATGCTGGAATCCCATCATAGAGATCCTCTCCTTTCTTTAATGCTAAGACACCATCAACGAGTTTTTTATCCAGTAGATATCTGAATAATGCAGTTACTGCTCCACCACATTCCGCCTTTTTTAAGATACCCTCATCCGTAGCCTGGATTAGGAGATATTTGTCCATAATATCACCGTTATAAAAATTTAAAAGTTTATTTTTAAGTAGTTTCGGAGGATACTGCTTTGCTCGGCATTCCTTCACTAATTTTTAATTTTTCAACTTTTACAGCACATACCTTAAGTTCTGGAATCTTACAATTTGGATCAAGAACGGTGTTTGTTAGTATATTTGCAGTAGTTTCTGCAAAGTGGAATGGCATAAATACAACGTCTTTTTTAATATTTTCAGTGATTCTTGCTTTCACAATAACTTCTCCTCTTCTCGAGGATACCTTAACTAATTCGTTATTTTTAATACCTAATTTCTTAGCGTCTTCTGGGTGTATTTCTACGAATCCTTCGTTTATTTCACCTACCATGTGTTTACTTCTCCTCGTCATCGTTCCTGTGTGATAGTGGAATATTACCCTTCCAGTTGTTAAGATGAATGGATATTCGTTATCTGGCAATTCTCCTGGATCTTCGTATTCAATTGGGAAGATCACTCCCAAACCGTCCGGAGTTAAGAATTTTTCAGTGTGTAAAATTGGTGTTCCTGGATGGTTTTCATCCTTGCATGGCCATGGTATTCCTTCGACTCCCAATCTTTCGTATGTAATTCCTGCGTATTGGGGCGTTACTTTTCTAATCTCTTCGAATATCTCTCTTGGTGAGTTGTAGTTAAACAACTCTTTATATCCCATTTTCTCTGCAAGTTTTTTAATTATTATCCAGTCCTCCAATGCCTCTCCTGGTGGATTTACTGCTTTGTTTATCTTTTGAACTCTTCTCTCAGTGTTTGTAAATGTCCCATCCTTCTCTGCCCAGCATGCCGCTGGAAGAACAACATCGGCAAGTTTTGCAGTTTCAGTTAGGAAGATATCCTGAACTATCAAAAAGTCCAATTCTTCCAAAGCATGTTCAACGTGCCCAATGTCTGGATCTGACACCATCGGGTTCTCTCCCATTATGTAGAGGCATTTTATCTCTTTACCTGCGTTTTCTATCATTTCAGGAATTGATAAACCTACTTTATGGTTTAACTCAACTCCCCACACTTCTTCAAACTTCTCATAGGCAACATCTACCTTCTGATAACCCGGAAATACGTTAGGTAGAGCACCCATATCACAGGCTCCTTGGACGTTGTTTTGTCCTCTTAATGGATTAACTCCAGTTCCTCTCTTTCCTAAGTTTCCGGTTATCATTGCCAAGTTACAGCATGATTTAACACTATCTACACCATGTTTGAACTGAGTAACTCCCATACAGTAGAGTATCGACGATCTCTCAGAACCTCCATATATCTTCGCTGCCTCTATAATTAATTCGGGAGAAACTCCACAGATTTTTGAAGCATATTCGGGTGTGTATTTTTCAACGACTTTTTTCAACTCTTCAAATCCTTTTGTCCTATTTTTTATGAATTCTTCATCGATTAATCCTTCTTTTATAATCACATGCATCATTGCATTTAATAAAGCCACGTTTGTTCCAGGGGTTATTTGGAGGTATAAATCTGCATTTTTTGCAGTTGGGGTTTTTCTTGGATCAATTACTATAACCTTAGTCCCCTTATCTTTTGCCCTAACAACCCTTCTTGCAATCAATGGATGCTGTTCAAATGTGTTAGAACCAATTATTAATATACAATCTGCTTCTTCAATATCTTCAATTGAGTTTGTCATGGCACCAGACCCAAAGGCAGATCCTAAACCTACAACAGTTGCTGAGTGTCAAAGCCTTGCACAGTGATCTATGTTGTTGGTTTTTATAACTGCCCTTGCAAATTTTTGGAAAACGTAATTGTCCTCATTAGTACATCTTGCGGATGAGAAGAATCCAACTTCATCTGGAGAGTATTCCTTTAACTTCTCTGCGATTAAGGATAATGCCTCATCCCATATAGTTTCAACGAACTCTCCATCCTTTTTGACCAGTGGTTTTTTTAGTCTATCTTCCCTGTGTATGAATTCATAGCAGTAGTTTCCTTTAATACACACTTTTCCCTCATTTACAGGATGTCTTTTGAATGGATAAGTT
The Methanotorris formicicus Mc-S-70 DNA segment above includes these coding regions:
- the cobI gene encoding precorrin-2 C(20)-methyltransferase, with amino-acid sequence MVEKVYGIGVGVGDKELLTLKAKNILEKVDTIFVPISKEGKKSIALEIVRDYIKNKKIIELLFPMTKDKETLKKYWNEASNKIMNESGEVAVLTLGDPTLYSTFSYVWNILKENNIDIEIINGISSPFAAAGRLNIPLVEGDEKLCILPQGKDLERYLDEFDTIVVMKTTNLGEKLKELNDKKDKYVIGIVKKATFEDEKIVYGKIDEIDFDEFKDYLSIAIIKKVK
- a CDS encoding 4Fe-4S binding protein, with amino-acid sequence MKILDKCVGCGECVPFCPFEAIKTYGKAIIDKEKCTNCGICSKYCPISAIEEE
- a CDS encoding IMP cyclohydrolase, which encodes MYIGRFLVVGKTKEGKPFVCYRVSSRSFPNREAKIIDENTIAIIPKDPNEVFKNPYITYNCIKIVNDIVVATNGSHTDFIAEKLAFNYPKRDVLIYQLITLDYEKDAYNTPRIGVILDKEECYMGYVKDDELRVKKVELKEGKGYYLSTYECCAISEEQVIDIGGETPEEICEYILNYKEFEHPVTCATAVIDKDEIKIATL
- a CDS encoding DUF362 domain-containing protein; protein product: MEKVFYSIREDYDSLDNNFLDSTFESCNFEEFDKILIKPNILGPYPPERAVTTHPKFLEWIIKYLQDNFDGKIIVGESSGYSTRKSFSVSGIEDICRKYDIKYIAFEKDEHIKTKILDKEIPIPKTVVESDLIINLPKLKTHVLMKFTGAVKNLYGCVPGGLKPKLHGYFPKEEDFAKLLVELYRFITKDKEIVTIMDGIWGMEGNGPSNGKVKHSKIIMGSKNPVAVDLFASYYIGYKMDDILTNKLLKVDFEVIDADKNEKKSLNEIKPLKFKKPDTVYLNSLLPPQIVRMIFNIMIPKPKINKSRCIKCRICEKVCPVNAIINLKIDRKKCIKCYCCHEMCPYDAIDLKRWFL
- a CDS encoding YchF/TatD family DNA exonuclease, producing the protein MYIDAHCHVEDKAFNKNRDEIVKNAKENGVEIVTSGASLGGCRRALECKKKYNIHITLGFHPSNVRSDDKVVDEVYKLIEENEKEILAVGEIGMDVRVENKEKQEERFRKFINLAEELNKPIVIHAKGMERECFDIVNNRVVSMYHCYSGDLNLAKEIINSGHYISISTLICFSEHHQNLVKNLNLENIVVETDSPYLSPIKGEKNEPKNVIKVVDKIWELKKDEYSKEEIIKIIYKNTKELYGI
- a CDS encoding F420-dependent methylenetetrahydromethanopterin dehydrogenase — encoded protein: MVVKIGILKCGNIGMSPIIDLCLDERADRKDIDVRVLGSGAKMDPTSVEEVATKMVNEIKPDFIIYIGPNPAAPGPKKAREILSQSDIPAVIVGDAPGLRAKDEIEKEGLGYIIIKCDPMIGARRQFLDPVEMALFNADVIRVLAGTGALRIVQNAIDEMIESVKEGKEVPLPKIVINEEKAVEAMEFTNPYAKAKAMAAFTIAEKVGDVDVKGCFMVKEMERYVPIVASAHEMLRYAAMLVDEARELEKAMDAVSRKPHHPEGKVLGKKKLMEKPE
- a CDS encoding Coenzyme F420 hydrogenase/dehydrogenase, beta subunit C-terminal domain → MDKYLLIQATDEGILKKAECGGAVTALFRYLLDKKLVDGVLALKKGEDLYDGIPAFITNSEELIETAGSLHCAPTNFGKLIKNYLADKKIAVSVKPCDAMAIRELAKLNQINLDNVYMIGLNCGGTISPITAMKMIKLFYEVDPKDVVKEEIDKGKFIIELKNGEHKAVKIHELEEKGFGRRKNCQRCELKIPRNADLACGNWGAEPGWTFVEICSEKGKKLIENAEKEGYIKTKKPSDKGIEIRAKIEESMIKLAKGFQKKHLEEEYPDLERWQEYWNRCIKCYGCRDACPICFCRECRLEADYLDEKGKIPPDPVMFQGIRLSHVSQSCINCGQCEDVCPMEIPLAYIFHRMQLKLRDIYGYIPGIDDKMPPLFDFE
- the fdhF gene encoding formate dehydrogenase subunit alpha, with product MRVVHTICPYCGTGCGINLIVKDEKVVGTYPFKRHPVNEGKVCIKGNYCYEFIHREDRLKKPLVKKDGEFVETIWDEALSLIAEKLKEYSPDEVGFFSSARCTNEDNYVFQKFARAVIKTNNIDHCARLUHSATVVGLGSAFGSGAMTNSIEDIEEADCILIIGSNTFEQHPLIARRVVRAKDKGTKVIVIDPRKTPTAKNADLYLQITPGTNVALLNAMMHVIIKEGLIDEEFIKNRTKGFEELKKVVEKYTPEYASKICGVSPELIIEAAKIYGGSERSSILYCMGVTQFKHGVDSVKSCCNLAMITGNLGKRGTGVNPLRGQNNVQGACDMGALPNVFPGYQKVDVAYEKFEEVWGVELNHKVGLSIPEMIENAGKEIKCLYIMGENPMVSDPDIGHVEHALEELDFLIVQDIFLTETAKLADVVLPAACWAEKDGTFTNTERRVQKINKAVNPPGEALEDWIIIKKLAEKMGYKELFNYNSPREIFEEIRKVTPQYAGITYERLGVEGIPWPCKDENHPGTPILHTEKFLTPDGLGVIFPIEYEDPGELPDNEYPFILTTGRVIFHYHTGTMTRRSKHMVGEINEGFVEIHPEDAKKLGIKNNELVKVSSRRGEVIVKARITENIKKDVVFMPFHFAETTANILTNTVLDPNCKIPELKVCAVKVEKLKISEGMPSKAVSSETT